Proteins found in one Geomonas subterranea genomic segment:
- a CDS encoding class I SAM-dependent methyltransferase, with protein sequence MLRKIRRYLDERKSRIDLPADTVREVIERHRAGEWFFYAFSGRAGRWYVCEPSLWVARNLPRRSAIFETGCGCGLNLIWFSQKGYRNLKGSDLCAAAIGAGEELARLAHAPVELWQDDALAPVRLPEKADLLLALNWTYHVEGFDLGAFLVRYAAVLTDRGHLIVDVIDTSYDRAVNNQYLSSDWNKPVAERAPTEYKKRYSPLEVQAFAAGAGFEIRHTIRRDHEIIPRVVYILRKH encoded by the coding sequence GTGCTGCGCAAGATCAGGAGATACCTCGACGAGAGAAAAAGCCGCATCGACCTCCCCGCCGATACCGTGCGGGAGGTGATTGAAAGGCACCGCGCCGGAGAGTGGTTCTTTTACGCCTTTTCCGGCCGGGCGGGGAGGTGGTACGTCTGCGAACCGTCCCTGTGGGTCGCGCGGAACCTGCCAAGGCGTAGCGCCATCTTCGAAACCGGTTGCGGCTGCGGCCTGAACCTGATCTGGTTCTCGCAAAAGGGGTATCGCAACCTGAAAGGAAGCGACCTTTGCGCCGCGGCGATCGGCGCGGGAGAGGAGCTGGCGCGTCTGGCACACGCCCCGGTCGAGTTGTGGCAGGATGACGCACTTGCTCCCGTGCGACTGCCGGAAAAGGCGGACCTGCTCCTCGCGCTCAACTGGACCTACCACGTTGAGGGCTTTGACCTGGGCGCCTTTCTCGTTCGCTACGCCGCGGTCCTCACCGACAGGGGGCACCTCATCGTGGATGTCATCGACACCTCGTATGACCGGGCCGTGAACAACCAGTACTTGAGCTCCGACTGGAACAAGCCGGTCGCGGAGCGTGCGCCGACCGAGTACAAGAAGCGGTATTCCCCTTTAGAGGTGCAGGCCTTCGCCGCCGGCGCGGGTTTCGAGATCCGGCACACCATCCGTCGCGACCATGAAATCATCCCGAGGGTCGTCTACATACTGAGGAAACATTGA
- a CDS encoding class I SAM-dependent methyltransferase: protein MTLRNLLQRLLIRRAPGGERQDLHSRNVGDNLLEWPERAEEAVRLAREHLPPHGARVADYGCGRQTLRRIIPADWDYTPYDYCSRSSDTVICDFNAGELPPGCFDAIFCMGVLEYLDHPLELLAHAIGNASFVVFSYNGFTTAERRNLQGWKNDLAWEEFDSLFVRLQAPVLAKKHLGNNEWIYVVKGNYETCASDRSR, encoded by the coding sequence GTGACACTTAGGAACCTGCTGCAGCGCCTGCTGATACGCCGGGCACCCGGAGGGGAGCGCCAGGACCTGCATAGCCGCAACGTGGGAGACAACCTGCTGGAGTGGCCCGAAAGGGCTGAGGAGGCCGTCCGCCTCGCCCGGGAGCACCTCCCACCCCATGGCGCCCGGGTTGCGGACTACGGTTGCGGCAGACAGACCCTGCGGCGGATCATTCCTGCGGATTGGGACTACACCCCGTACGACTACTGCAGCCGGTCCTCGGACACCGTCATCTGCGATTTCAACGCGGGAGAACTTCCGCCCGGCTGTTTCGACGCCATCTTCTGCATGGGTGTCCTGGAGTACCTCGACCACCCCCTGGAGTTGCTGGCGCACGCCATCGGGAACGCCTCCTTCGTGGTCTTTTCCTACAACGGCTTCACCACCGCCGAGCGCAGGAACCTGCAGGGATGGAAAAACGACCTCGCCTGGGAGGAATTTGACAGCTTGTTCGTCCGCCTCCAGGCGCCCGTGCTCGCCAAAAAGCACCTCGGCAACAACGAATGGATCTACGTCGTAAAAGGGAACTATGAAACTTGCGCTTCTGACCGCAGCCGTTAA
- a CDS encoding polysaccharide pyruvyl transferase family protein, with amino-acid sequence MKLALLTAAVNGDNSGDAIIESAVTRLVPAGEVLRFPLTSPLGDEELAAINGCDALIICGTNLYQHVFACNLTAAVVERICIPVIPFGIGSSAAIGAIPKMNREGVDAVRAIHRKCVVSGVRDEASLRFLRSIGVDNVVLSGCPVLFHGLGCPDFTPSGEGYTLTPRARLLHIEDAWNARQRETLEFLCRRYHPSVVLQSPYDIPVAEDLAHKYGVEILMDPAWQAGLYLDIVRRQQVNLGFRLHFAMLSIAYGKPAYLVSHDSRAAEFCKLVGLPLLDIRNYSDHALARDIDARVFDADRVRRNWDALSVRMAEFLAANGLPSALVPAAAVPAVNDAVRPKPRRKPRILMLVDVKGWAFDISARKLARALGDRFEFDIRYVKEQPSLDPSRYDLLYVFFWGETWHQQFGFAPERTIKEVSSHRWEDPLYGSCTPEEMVSSYLGDAGTVICTSLRLTDLVKPFHPRVRHTPNGFSHVLFHRDRERTGPLTIGWAGNVNDEVKGYRDILEPACRDRFRLLAAGGALSHGRMNRFYNKLDVLAVCSRHEGEPLPLLEAMAAGCFPVCTDVGIVPELVQHGVNGLIVSERTPEAFAEAFAWCEANLDRVREAGRENARLLRRERNWEVCASSFGRVFDEVYEEVSRPRFRNDDVSWDTSLPEFRRFCGVFHKHGLRQVHGVTLRGCTNTMYRHGDTPVEYEGYDTVANLENGVIRTLSTGRFEERRDLIDYLNTIPDEIALHGLYHTDYSRMTAEEQREDIEAGLLILRRLFPEKRIAFFIAPFNRTNDATFEVCREFGLQVLSADGVHLESVLPALELERETWYRYHHHRFYPESVFSYYDLSVELLDAALARAVARYQARPVEKGGLVTSLRRLAAGLAG; translated from the coding sequence ATGAAACTTGCGCTTCTGACCGCAGCCGTTAACGGGGACAACTCCGGCGACGCGATTATAGAGTCCGCCGTGACCCGGCTGGTGCCCGCCGGCGAGGTGCTGCGTTTTCCTTTGACCTCGCCGCTTGGCGATGAGGAACTGGCGGCCATCAACGGCTGCGACGCACTCATCATCTGCGGAACCAACCTGTACCAGCACGTTTTCGCCTGCAATCTCACCGCGGCGGTTGTGGAACGGATCTGCATCCCCGTGATCCCCTTCGGTATCGGCAGCAGTGCGGCGATAGGCGCCATTCCCAAAATGAACCGGGAAGGGGTCGACGCGGTGCGGGCCATCCACAGGAAATGCGTCGTCTCCGGGGTGCGGGATGAAGCCTCGCTGCGCTTTCTTCGCTCCATAGGGGTCGACAACGTGGTGTTAAGCGGCTGTCCGGTACTGTTTCACGGTCTTGGCTGCCCCGACTTCACCCCGTCCGGCGAGGGGTACACGCTCACCCCGCGAGCCCGGCTGCTCCACATAGAGGACGCCTGGAACGCGCGGCAGCGGGAGACGCTTGAATTCCTGTGCCGCCGGTATCACCCCTCCGTCGTGCTGCAAAGCCCCTACGACATCCCGGTAGCGGAGGACCTCGCCCACAAGTACGGGGTGGAAATCCTCATGGACCCGGCCTGGCAGGCCGGTCTCTACCTGGACATCGTGCGCAGGCAGCAGGTCAATCTCGGCTTCAGGCTCCACTTCGCCATGCTCTCCATAGCCTACGGAAAGCCCGCCTACCTCGTGTCCCACGACAGCCGGGCCGCGGAGTTCTGCAAGCTGGTCGGGCTCCCCCTTCTCGACATAAGGAACTACAGCGATCACGCGCTCGCCAGGGACATCGACGCGCGCGTGTTCGATGCCGACCGCGTCAGAAGGAATTGGGACGCGCTCTCGGTCAGGATGGCGGAGTTCCTGGCAGCCAACGGGCTCCCTTCGGCCCTGGTCCCTGCCGCCGCGGTTCCTGCCGTGAATGACGCGGTGCGCCCAAAGCCCAGGAGAAAGCCGCGCATCCTCATGCTGGTGGACGTCAAGGGGTGGGCCTTCGACATTTCGGCGCGAAAGCTGGCGCGCGCGCTGGGCGACCGTTTCGAGTTCGATATCAGGTACGTCAAAGAACAACCGTCGCTGGACCCTTCCCGTTACGACCTCTTGTACGTCTTCTTCTGGGGGGAGACCTGGCACCAGCAGTTCGGCTTCGCCCCCGAACGCACCATCAAGGAGGTGTCGAGCCACCGCTGGGAAGACCCGTTGTACGGCTCATGCACGCCGGAAGAGATGGTCTCGAGCTACCTTGGCGACGCCGGTACGGTCATCTGCACCTCGCTTCGTCTCACCGACCTCGTCAAGCCGTTCCACCCCAGGGTGCGCCACACCCCCAACGGGTTCTCCCACGTGCTGTTCCACCGCGACCGCGAGAGGACCGGTCCCCTTACCATAGGATGGGCGGGTAACGTCAATGACGAGGTGAAAGGGTACCGGGACATCCTGGAGCCCGCCTGCCGCGACCGGTTCAGGCTCTTGGCCGCGGGCGGCGCCCTTTCCCACGGCAGGATGAACCGCTTCTACAACAAGCTCGATGTCCTCGCCGTATGCTCGCGCCACGAGGGAGAGCCCCTGCCACTGCTGGAGGCGATGGCCGCAGGCTGTTTCCCGGTCTGCACCGACGTCGGCATCGTCCCAGAACTGGTCCAACACGGCGTCAACGGCCTCATCGTTTCCGAGCGCACCCCGGAGGCCTTCGCCGAGGCTTTCGCGTGGTGCGAGGCGAACCTCGATCGCGTGCGTGAAGCCGGGCGGGAAAACGCGCGGCTGCTGCGGCGTGAGCGCAACTGGGAGGTGTGCGCCTCGTCCTTCGGGCGTGTCTTCGACGAGGTGTACGAGGAGGTCTCCCGCCCCAGGTTCAGAAACGACGACGTCTCCTGGGACACCTCGCTGCCGGAATTCCGGCGCTTCTGCGGCGTGTTCCACAAGCACGGTTTGCGGCAGGTGCACGGGGTAACCCTCAGGGGGTGCACCAACACCATGTACCGCCACGGAGATACCCCCGTCGAGTACGAGGGGTACGACACGGTCGCCAACCTGGAGAACGGCGTGATCCGGACCCTTTCCACCGGCCGTTTCGAGGAGAGGCGGGATCTTATCGACTACCTGAACACCATACCGGACGAGATCGCGCTACACGGCCTGTACCACACCGATTACTCCCGGATGACCGCTGAAGAGCAAAGAGAGGACATCGAAGCCGGGCTCCTCATCCTGCGGCGTCTGTTCCCGGAGAAGCGAATCGCGTTTTTCATCGCACCGTTCAACCGGACCAACGACGCGACCTTCGAGGTCTGCAGGGAATTCGGCCTCCAGGTGCTGAGCGCCGACGGGGTCCATCTGGAATCCGTGCTTCCCGCGTTGGAGCTGGAAAGGGAGACCTGGTACCGCTACCACCACCACAGGTTCTACCCGGAAAGCGTGTTCAGCTACTACGACCTCTCGGTCGAACTACTCGACGCCGCCCTGGCGAGGGCGGTCGCCCGGTACCAGGCCCGGCCGGTTGAGAAGGGCGGCCTGGTCACCAGCCTGCGCCGGTTGGCAGCCGGGCTCGCAGGGTAA
- a CDS encoding glycosyltransferase family 4 protein, whose translation MARDGELHREQVAMKALLHEILFRLGAMLALLIPLRNDSGLFFFFPCYHVGGAERVHADILRLHGDKMPWIVITNRSETSALKEEFSACGRLLDLSWPAGRRGFETILTGYLAACINRCASPVVFGSNSSFYYLLLPRLHQRARCVDLIHAFGCGTETVSLPYVERLDRRVVINEKSRIDLVELYRQHGVRAELAERIDLVENKVDVPDNLVRAPRGERLRVLYVGRGTSEKRAHLVGRVARACVRMGVPAEFTLIGDLADAYPAGADREGLRFIGELHDPAEIKAHYRQNDLLILPSSREGFPMVIMEAMAHAVVPLATAVGGIPFHLRDGENGCLVEERADEAALVEAFAALIARLHADRALLERLSAAACHYAAARFRGEGFDRYYRALFESARP comes from the coding sequence ATGGCGCGAGACGGTGAGCTTCATCGGGAGCAGGTGGCCATGAAGGCGCTCCTGCACGAGATCCTGTTCAGGCTGGGCGCCATGCTGGCCCTGCTCATACCTCTGCGCAACGATTCGGGGCTCTTCTTCTTTTTCCCCTGCTACCACGTCGGCGGAGCCGAGAGGGTGCACGCCGATATCCTGAGGCTGCACGGCGACAAGATGCCGTGGATAGTCATCACCAACAGGTCCGAGACTTCCGCGTTGAAGGAGGAGTTTTCCGCCTGCGGCAGGCTGCTCGACCTGTCCTGGCCCGCCGGCAGGAGGGGATTCGAGACCATCCTCACCGGGTACCTCGCCGCCTGCATCAACCGCTGCGCCAGCCCCGTCGTGTTCGGCTCCAACAGCAGTTTCTATTACCTGCTTTTGCCGCGCCTGCACCAACGCGCACGCTGCGTCGACCTGATCCACGCCTTTGGCTGCGGAACGGAGACGGTGAGCTTGCCGTACGTGGAGCGCCTCGACCGCCGCGTGGTCATCAATGAGAAAAGCCGGATCGACCTGGTCGAGCTTTACCGTCAGCACGGCGTGCGTGCGGAACTGGCGGAGCGGATCGACCTGGTGGAAAACAAGGTGGACGTTCCGGACAACCTCGTGCGCGCGCCCAGGGGCGAGCGGCTGAGGGTTTTGTACGTCGGCAGGGGCACCAGCGAGAAGAGGGCGCACCTCGTGGGGCGCGTCGCCCGGGCCTGCGTGCGAATGGGGGTGCCGGCCGAGTTCACGCTGATCGGCGACCTCGCCGATGCCTACCCGGCCGGCGCTGACCGCGAGGGGCTGCGTTTCATCGGCGAGCTGCATGATCCCGCAGAGATCAAGGCGCACTACCGGCAGAACGACCTCCTGATCCTTCCTTCGAGCCGGGAGGGGTTTCCGATGGTCATCATGGAGGCGATGGCTCACGCCGTCGTGCCACTGGCGACCGCTGTAGGGGGGATACCGTTTCATCTGCGCGACGGTGAGAACGGCTGCCTCGTCGAGGAGCGTGCCGATGAGGCAGCTCTCGTGGAGGCTTTCGCTGCGCTCATCGCGCGGCTGCACGCGGATCGCGCGCTTTTGGAGCGGTTGTCCGCTGCCGCCTGCCACTACGCCGCTGCTCGCTTTCGGGGCGAAGGGTTCGACCGCTACTATCGCGCTCTGTTCGAGAGCGCGCGGCCCTAG
- a CDS encoding glycosyltransferase: MKSGGTDNSLEGARILFVFGNLELGGAERQGLLLGRYLKERHGADVRVLGLQEGNGRLSELCDEADIPWEGTGVSWRWERRHIPANLLELRRFAALLKRQKPDLLMPYTFFPNVLCGLAWRFTGAKLCVWNQRDEGFCLEPELWRSLAARLTPCFISNSDKGREALLSAFPVSPDKVAVITNGILPARPLSGRGEWRGRIGLSEEAFAACMVANVHAQKDHETLLRAWRILADRQPQGAPAPVLLLAGRVDQGDQVRNLVDSLGLVDTVRFLGEVGDVAGLLSAADLCVHSSRSEGLPNAVLEAMACGLAVVATDIPGIREAVGPQGLRFLAPAGDASALAGRIAQLQQDPPLRATTGAEMRARVTERFDAEGAWRETVSFIGSRWP; this comes from the coding sequence TTGAAAAGCGGGGGAACAGATAACAGCCTCGAGGGGGCGCGCATACTTTTCGTGTTCGGCAACCTCGAACTGGGCGGCGCCGAGCGCCAGGGCCTGCTCCTCGGGAGGTACCTGAAAGAGCGGCACGGGGCCGACGTGCGGGTGCTGGGGCTTCAGGAGGGGAATGGTCGCCTTTCAGAACTCTGCGACGAAGCGGACATCCCGTGGGAGGGGACAGGCGTTTCGTGGCGGTGGGAGCGCCGCCACATCCCGGCCAACCTGCTCGAACTGCGCCGGTTCGCCGCGCTATTGAAACGTCAAAAGCCGGACCTGCTGATGCCCTACACCTTCTTTCCCAACGTCCTTTGCGGCCTCGCCTGGAGGTTCACCGGGGCGAAGCTCTGCGTCTGGAACCAGCGCGACGAGGGCTTCTGTCTGGAGCCGGAGCTCTGGCGCAGTCTCGCGGCGCGCCTGACACCCTGTTTCATCTCCAACTCGGACAAGGGGAGGGAGGCGCTGCTGAGCGCGTTCCCGGTTTCTCCCGACAAGGTCGCGGTGATCACGAACGGGATACTGCCGGCGCGGCCGCTGTCGGGTAGGGGGGAATGGCGCGGGCGGATCGGCCTTTCCGAAGAGGCGTTCGCTGCCTGCATGGTGGCCAACGTGCATGCGCAGAAGGACCACGAGACGCTCCTGCGCGCCTGGCGCATCCTCGCCGACCGTCAGCCGCAGGGGGCGCCGGCGCCGGTCCTGCTGCTGGCCGGGCGGGTGGACCAGGGGGACCAGGTGCGAAACCTCGTCGACTCCCTTGGCCTTGTCGATACCGTCAGATTCCTCGGGGAGGTGGGGGACGTCGCCGGTCTTTTGAGCGCCGCCGACCTCTGCGTGCACAGTTCCAGAAGCGAGGGGCTCCCCAACGCGGTCCTGGAGGCGATGGCCTGCGGCCTGGCGGTGGTGGCGACCGACATACCCGGAATCCGTGAGGCCGTCGGGCCGCAAGGGCTCCGCTTCCTCGCGCCTGCTGGTGACGCGTCGGCGCTGGCCGGACGGATCGCGCAACTGCAGCAGGACCCGCCCCTGCGCGCGACGACCGGCGCAGAGATGAGAGCGCGCGTGACCGAGCGATTCGACGCGGAGGGGGCATGGCGCGAGACGGTGAGCTTCATCGGGAGCAGGTGGCCATGA
- a CDS encoding FkbM family methyltransferase encodes MFHKIASRLNRLCHRVLARSATRRQFDLHELKAAGYYSQCGQDQWVAEVLCKDSVTKIFVDIGANDGISFSNTCHLERNLGWTGIAVEPIPEVFRKLKANRGGILVNACIAAKPGTAKFQVVSGYAEMLSGLVDEYDPQHQQRIADEIARHGGTCREIEVECCNFNELLDRHGIRKVDYLNIDTEGAEYSILKTIDFRRFEISVVGVENNYDDCRIPLLMRKNGYVLHSIVGDEFYVRR; translated from the coding sequence GTGTTCCATAAAATCGCATCCAGGCTGAACCGTCTGTGCCATCGGGTTCTTGCCCGTTCCGCCACGCGCAGGCAGTTTGACCTGCACGAACTCAAGGCTGCCGGTTACTATAGCCAGTGCGGGCAGGATCAATGGGTCGCCGAGGTGTTGTGCAAAGACTCCGTCACCAAAATCTTTGTGGATATCGGCGCGAACGACGGCATCAGCTTCAGCAACACCTGCCACCTGGAGCGCAACCTGGGGTGGACCGGTATCGCCGTGGAACCGATCCCGGAGGTGTTCCGGAAACTCAAGGCGAACAGGGGGGGGATCCTCGTCAACGCCTGCATCGCCGCCAAGCCGGGGACGGCGAAATTCCAGGTCGTTTCCGGGTACGCCGAGATGCTGAGCGGGCTGGTCGACGAGTACGACCCCCAACACCAGCAGAGGATCGCCGACGAGATCGCGCGACACGGCGGAACCTGCCGCGAGATCGAGGTGGAGTGCTGCAACTTTAACGAACTGCTGGACCGGCATGGCATCAGGAAGGTGGACTATCTCAACATAGACACCGAGGGGGCGGAATACTCGATTCTCAAGACGATAGACTTCCGCCGCTTCGAGATCTCGGTAGTCGGGGTGGAAAATAACTACGACGATTGCCGGATCCCGCTGCTTATGAGGAAAAACGGGTACGTGCTCCACTCGATCGTGGGTGACGAGTTCTACGTGAGGCGGTAG